In Pseudoduganella albidiflava, a single window of DNA contains:
- a CDS encoding LysR family transcriptional regulator, whose protein sequence is MNIELRQLRYFVTVAEELHFGRAAKRLHMTQPPLSQTILALEDMLGAALFDRNRRGVALTAAGDALLPEARRLLAQAGELPGLVKRAASGATGKLVLAFVSSADYSVLPPSLRAYRAAFPQVQITLQEATSDLQLEELLHGRVDAGLLIPPLPDKAKAELDYLPVLNEPLILASPASLPELRGKHEADLSAMPPLPLIIFPRAISPGLYDAILAVFRAAGITPVIGQEAIQMQTIVSLVSAGMGIALVPQSVSNLRRPGVEYRPLAQATPLVETGLAWRRDNTSPVLKGFLDLMRKRL, encoded by the coding sequence ATGAACATCGAATTGCGCCAGCTGCGTTATTTCGTCACCGTGGCCGAGGAGCTGCACTTCGGCCGCGCGGCCAAGCGCCTGCACATGACGCAGCCGCCCCTGTCGCAGACCATCCTCGCGCTGGAAGACATGCTGGGCGCCGCCCTGTTCGACCGCAACCGCCGCGGCGTGGCGCTGACCGCGGCCGGCGACGCCCTGCTGCCGGAAGCGCGCCGCCTGCTGGCCCAGGCGGGCGAACTGCCGGGCCTCGTCAAGCGCGCGGCATCGGGCGCCACCGGCAAGCTGGTACTGGCCTTCGTGTCCTCGGCCGACTACAGCGTGCTGCCCCCTTCGCTGCGCGCCTACCGTGCCGCCTTTCCGCAGGTGCAGATCACGCTGCAGGAAGCCACCTCCGACCTGCAGCTGGAAGAACTGCTGCACGGCCGTGTCGATGCGGGCCTCCTGATCCCGCCGCTGCCGGACAAGGCGAAAGCGGAACTGGATTACCTGCCGGTGCTGAACGAGCCCCTGATCCTGGCCTCGCCGGCCAGCCTGCCCGAATTGCGCGGCAAGCACGAAGCCGACCTGTCGGCAATGCCGCCACTGCCGCTGATCATCTTCCCGCGCGCGATTTCGCCGGGCCTGTACGACGCCATCCTGGCCGTATTCCGCGCCGCCGGCATCACCCCGGTCATCGGCCAGGAAGCGATCCAGATGCAGACCATCGTCAGCCTGGTGTCGGCCGGCATGGGCATCGCCCTTGTGCCACAATCGGTCTCCAACCTGCGCCGGCCGGGAGTAGAATACCGCCCGCTGGCGCAGGCCACCCCGCTGGTCGAAACGGGCCTGGCCTGGCGCCGCGACAATACTTCCCCCGTCCTCAAGGGCTTCCTGGACTTGATGAGAAAGAGACTCTGA
- the ilvD gene encoding dihydroxy-acid dehydratase, which translates to MPTYRSYTTTQGRNMAGARALWRATGMKDGDFSKPIIAVVNSFTQFVPGHVHLKDLGQMVAREIEAAGGVAKEFNTIAVDDGIAMGHGGMLYSLPSRDLIADSVEYMVNAHCADAMVCISNCDKITPGMLMAAMRLNIPTIFVSGGPMEAGKVVKVVNSDRKIIKLDLVDAMIKAGDATVSDADVAEIERSACPTCGSCSGMFTANSMNCLTEALGLSLPGNGTILATHSDRKELFLRAGRMIVEITKRHYEQDDYSVLPRNIASKAAWENAMALDVSMGGSTNTVLHLLAAAHEAEVSFTMADIDRISRNVPCLCKVAPMTDKYHIEDVHRAGGIIAILGELARAGLLDTSLPTVHSKTLGEAIEKYDIKRSDDQAVHQLFRAAPGGVPTQTAFSQSERFEANDLDRTAGCIRDREHAYSQDGGLAVLYGNIAEKGCIVKTAGVDESILKFSGKARVFESQDAAVEGILGDTVHAGDVVIIRYEGPKGGPGMQEMLYPTSYIKSKGLGKACALFTDGRFSGGSSGLVIGHASPEAAEGGAIGLVEEGDMIDIDIPNRTINLRVTAEELAHRRGRMEDKGAAAWHPVNRERAVSQALRAYAALTTSADRGAVRDLSQLKR; encoded by the coding sequence ATGCCAACCTACCGTTCCTATACCACCACCCAGGGCCGCAACATGGCCGGCGCCCGCGCGCTGTGGCGCGCCACCGGCATGAAGGATGGCGATTTCAGCAAGCCGATCATCGCCGTCGTCAACTCGTTCACGCAATTCGTGCCGGGCCACGTGCACCTGAAGGACCTGGGCCAGATGGTGGCGCGCGAGATCGAGGCCGCCGGCGGCGTCGCCAAGGAATTCAACACGATTGCCGTCGACGACGGCATCGCCATGGGCCACGGCGGCATGCTGTACTCGCTGCCGTCGCGCGACCTGATCGCCGATTCGGTCGAGTACATGGTCAACGCGCACTGCGCCGATGCGATGGTGTGCATCTCCAACTGCGACAAGATCACCCCGGGCATGCTGATGGCCGCCATGCGCCTGAACATCCCGACCATCTTCGTCTCCGGCGGGCCGATGGAAGCGGGCAAGGTCGTCAAGGTCGTCAACTCCGACAGGAAGATCATCAAGCTGGACCTGGTGGATGCGATGATCAAGGCCGGCGACGCGACCGTGTCCGACGCCGACGTGGCGGAAATCGAGCGCTCGGCCTGCCCGACGTGCGGTTCCTGCTCCGGCATGTTCACCGCCAATTCGATGAACTGCCTGACCGAGGCGCTGGGCCTGTCGCTGCCGGGTAACGGCACGATCCTGGCAACCCACTCGGACCGCAAGGAGCTGTTCCTGCGCGCCGGCCGGATGATCGTCGAGATCACCAAGCGCCATTACGAGCAGGACGATTACTCGGTCCTGCCGCGCAACATCGCCAGCAAGGCCGCGTGGGAAAACGCCATGGCGCTGGATGTGTCGATGGGCGGTTCCACCAACACCGTTCTGCACCTGCTGGCCGCCGCGCACGAAGCGGAAGTGTCGTTCACGATGGCCGACATCGACCGCATTTCGCGCAACGTGCCATGCCTGTGCAAGGTCGCGCCGATGACGGACAAGTACCACATCGAAGACGTGCACCGCGCCGGCGGCATCATCGCCATCCTGGGCGAGCTGGCGCGTGCCGGCCTGCTCGATACGTCGCTGCCGACCGTGCATTCGAAGACGCTGGGCGAGGCGATCGAGAAATACGACATCAAGCGCAGCGACGATCAGGCTGTACATCAACTGTTCCGTGCCGCGCCGGGCGGCGTGCCCACGCAGACGGCGTTCTCGCAATCGGAACGCTTCGAGGCCAACGACCTGGATCGCACGGCCGGCTGCATCCGCGACCGCGAGCATGCCTACTCGCAGGATGGCGGCCTGGCCGTCCTGTACGGGAACATCGCCGAGAAGGGCTGCATCGTGAAGACGGCCGGCGTGGATGAAAGCATCCTGAAATTCTCCGGCAAGGCGCGCGTGTTCGAAAGCCAGGACGCGGCCGTGGAAGGGATCCTGGGCGATACCGTGCATGCGGGCGACGTCGTCATCATCCGCTACGAAGGGCCGAAGGGTGGTCCGGGCATGCAGGAGATGCTGTACCCCACGTCGTACATCAAGTCGAAGGGCCTCGGCAAGGCTTGCGCACTGTTCACCGACGGCCGCTTCTCCGGCGGCTCCTCGGGCCTGGTGATCGGCCATGCCTCGCCGGAAGCGGCCGAAGGCGGCGCCATCGGCCTGGTGGAAGAGGGCGACATGATCGACATCGACATCCCGAACCGCACGATCAACCTGCGCGTGACGGCCGAGGAACTGGCCCACCGCCGCGGCAGGATGGAAGACAAGGGCGCCGCCGCCTGGCACCCGGTCAACCGTGAACGCGCCGTCTCGCAGGCGCTGCGTGCCTACGCCGCGCTGACCACCTCCGCCGACCGCGGCGCCGTGCGCGACCTGTCGCAGCTGAAGCGGTAA
- a CDS encoding TIGR04438 family Trp-rich protein, whose product MPIILAILALCALRFFEIWRFADLSWWWIVGLMVAAFVWFEFVEPMLGLDKRKAHDIDAKRRKDRVADRFGTPKKK is encoded by the coding sequence ATGCCGATCATCCTTGCCATCCTTGCACTTTGCGCGCTGCGCTTCTTTGAAATCTGGCGCTTCGCCGACCTGTCGTGGTGGTGGATCGTCGGGCTGATGGTGGCCGCGTTCGTGTGGTTCGAGTTCGTCGAACCGATGCTGGGGCTGGACAAGCGCAAGGCGCACGACATCGATGCGAAGCGGCGCAAGGACCGCGTCGCCGACCGGTTCGGTACGCCGAAGAAGAAATAA
- a CDS encoding c-type cytochrome, whose amino-acid sequence MKRFVMGALVVGSAFVSQAAMANADLAKAKNCMACHAVANKLVGPAYKDVAAKYAGQKDAEAKLVGKVIKGGAGVWGAIPMPANPQVSEADAKTLVKWILAQK is encoded by the coding sequence ATGAAACGTTTCGTGATGGGTGCATTGGTAGTGGGCTCGGCTTTCGTGTCGCAGGCAGCGATGGCGAACGCGGACCTGGCGAAGGCAAAGAATTGCATGGCTTGCCACGCTGTTGCGAACAAGCTGGTGGGGCCTGCCTACAAGGACGTGGCGGCCAAGTACGCGGGCCAGAAGGATGCCGAAGCCAAGCTGGTCGGCAAGGTGATCAAGGGCGGCGCAGGCGTGTGGGGCGCGATCCCGATGCCCGCCAACCCGCAAGTGAGCGAGGCAGATGCGAAGACGCTCGTCAAATGGATCCTGGCGCAGAAGTAA
- a CDS encoding branched-chain amino acid ABC transporter substrate-binding protein has product MQQKLISLAIGATLLSAGGAMAQEVVKIGYVGPLSGQSAHLGTDTSNGARLAVEDLNAKGFKIDGKPVKFVLMAEDDAAEPKQATAAAQKLADQKVNGVIGHQTSGTSIPASRIYYNAGIPQISASATSPVYTRQKFNTTFRVVANDLKLGGTLGNYAVQNLGAKRIAVIDDRTAYGMGVATEFVKAAKGAQIVDKQFTNDKATDFNAILTSIKSKNPDLVFFGGMDSVGGPLLRQMKALGIKTKLMGGDGICTEAMPKLAGPTAGDDSVVCAEAGGVTPAQQKKMEEFAGRYKKRYGQELQIYAPYSYDAVMAMATAMANAKSANPKQYLPFLSKVSYPGITGTIAFDPAGDIKDGALTLFTFRGGKKTLIEVVK; this is encoded by the coding sequence ATGCAACAGAAGCTGATTTCCCTCGCCATCGGCGCCACCCTGCTTTCCGCTGGCGGCGCGATGGCGCAGGAAGTGGTCAAGATCGGCTATGTGGGCCCGCTGTCGGGCCAGTCCGCCCACCTGGGCACGGATACGTCGAACGGTGCGCGGCTGGCTGTCGAAGACCTGAATGCCAAGGGCTTCAAGATCGACGGCAAGCCCGTCAAGTTCGTGCTGATGGCCGAGGATGATGCCGCCGAGCCGAAACAGGCCACCGCCGCCGCGCAAAAGCTGGCGGACCAGAAGGTGAACGGCGTGATCGGCCACCAGACCTCCGGCACGTCGATCCCCGCGTCGCGCATTTACTACAATGCCGGCATTCCGCAGATTTCGGCATCGGCCACCAGCCCCGTCTACACGCGCCAGAAGTTCAACACCACGTTCCGCGTGGTTGCCAACGACCTGAAGCTGGGTGGCACGCTGGGCAATTATGCCGTGCAAAACCTGGGCGCCAAGCGGATCGCCGTGATCGACGACCGCACCGCCTACGGCATGGGCGTGGCGACCGAGTTCGTCAAGGCCGCGAAAGGCGCGCAGATCGTCGACAAGCAGTTCACCAACGACAAGGCGACGGACTTCAATGCCATCCTCACCAGCATCAAGTCGAAGAACCCGGACCTGGTCTTCTTCGGCGGCATGGATTCGGTCGGCGGCCCGCTGCTGCGCCAGATGAAGGCGCTGGGCATCAAGACCAAGCTGATGGGCGGCGACGGCATCTGTACCGAGGCGATGCCGAAGCTGGCCGGCCCGACCGCGGGCGACGATTCGGTCGTGTGCGCGGAAGCGGGCGGCGTGACGCCGGCGCAGCAAAAGAAGATGGAAGAATTCGCCGGCCGCTACAAGAAGCGCTATGGCCAGGAATTGCAGATCTATGCGCCGTATTCGTATGACGCGGTGATGGCGATGGCCACGGCGATGGCGAACGCGAAGTCGGCCAATCCCAAGCAATACCTGCCGTTCCTGTCGAAAGTCAGCTATCCGGGCATTACCGGCACGATCGCGTTCGATCCGGCCGGCGACATCAAGGATGGCGCGCTGACGCTGTTCACGTTCCGTGGCGGAAAAAAGACACTGATCGAAGTGGTGAAGTAA
- a CDS encoding branched-chain amino acid ABC transporter substrate-binding protein: MQTKSIAVAIALAFAASAATSAGAQEVIKIGHVGPVSGPQSHLGKDNENGANMAVNDLNAKGIKIGGKPVKFVLVLEDDGADPKQGTTVAQKLVDAKVNGVVGHLNSGTTVPASRIYYNAGIPQVSPASTNPVYTKQKFNTTFRVVANDAKLGGTLGKYAVDKLGAKKIAVIDDRTAYGMGVATEFIKGAKGAQVVDKQFTNDKATDFNAILTSIKAKNPDLVFFGGMDAVGGPLLRQMKALGIKAKFMGGDGVCTDALPRLAGTAAADGVVTCAEAGGVPPELQKNMDDFRARYKKAYNQEVQLYAPYVYDSVMTLAQAMQDAGSSDPKKYLPFLKKVKYQGVTGLITFDQFGDINDGALTLFTYTGGKKTRMEVVK, from the coding sequence ATGCAGACGAAGTCCATCGCAGTTGCCATCGCCCTCGCTTTCGCGGCCAGTGCCGCGACGTCGGCCGGCGCACAGGAAGTCATCAAGATCGGCCACGTGGGCCCGGTCTCCGGCCCCCAGTCCCACCTGGGCAAGGATAACGAGAATGGCGCCAACATGGCCGTCAACGACCTGAACGCGAAGGGCATCAAGATCGGCGGCAAGCCGGTGAAATTCGTGCTCGTGCTGGAAGACGACGGCGCGGACCCGAAACAGGGCACCACCGTGGCGCAGAAGCTGGTCGATGCTAAGGTCAACGGCGTGGTCGGCCACCTGAATTCGGGCACCACGGTGCCGGCATCGCGCATCTATTACAATGCCGGTATCCCGCAGGTGTCGCCGGCTTCCACCAATCCCGTCTATACCAAGCAAAAGTTCAACACCACGTTCCGCGTGGTGGCCAATGACGCCAAGCTGGGCGGCACGCTGGGCAAATATGCCGTCGACAAGCTGGGCGCCAAGAAGATCGCAGTGATCGACGACCGCACCGCGTACGGCATGGGCGTGGCGACCGAGTTCATCAAGGGTGCCAAGGGCGCGCAGGTCGTCGACAAGCAATTCACCAACGACAAGGCAACGGACTTCAACGCGATCCTCACCAGCATCAAGGCCAAGAATCCCGACCTGGTGTTCTTCGGCGGCATGGACGCGGTAGGCGGCCCGCTGCTGCGCCAGATGAAGGCGCTGGGCATCAAGGCGAAGTTCATGGGTGGCGATGGCGTGTGTACCGACGCGCTGCCGCGCCTGGCCGGCACGGCCGCCGCCGACGGCGTGGTGACGTGCGCCGAAGCGGGTGGCGTGCCGCCGGAACTGCAAAAGAACATGGATGACTTCCGCGCCCGCTACAAGAAGGCGTACAACCAGGAAGTGCAGCTGTACGCGCCGTACGTGTACGACTCGGTGATGACGCTGGCGCAGGCCATGCAGGATGCCGGATCGTCCGATCCGAAGAAGTACCTGCCGTTCCTGAAGAAGGTGAAGTACCAGGGCGTGACGGGCCTGATCACGTTCGACCAGTTCGGCGACATCAACGATGGCGCGCTGACCCTGTTCACCTACACGGGCGGCAAGAAGACCAGGATGGAAGTGGTCAAGTAA
- a CDS encoding DNA polymerase III subunit chi, producing the protein MTRIDFHTNVPDKIAYACRLVRKACNAASASGAKSRIVIMTEDSAQLARLDAALWSFSDVDFLPHVHVNDPLAPDTPIVLADSDSVELPQADLLVNLARRAPAQFESFPRLIEVVSADEDDAAAGRIRFVAYKRQDFTPAHLSVGKA; encoded by the coding sequence ATGACCCGCATCGATTTCCACACCAACGTTCCCGACAAGATCGCCTATGCGTGCCGCCTGGTGCGCAAGGCCTGCAACGCCGCGAGCGCGTCCGGCGCGAAAAGCCGCATCGTCATCATGACCGAGGACAGCGCGCAGCTGGCGCGGCTCGATGCGGCGCTGTGGAGCTTTTCCGATGTCGACTTCCTGCCGCACGTGCATGTCAATGACCCGCTGGCGCCGGATACGCCGATCGTGCTGGCCGACAGCGACAGCGTGGAATTGCCGCAGGCCGACTTGCTGGTGAACCTGGCGCGCCGCGCACCCGCGCAGTTCGAGAGCTTTCCCCGCCTGATCGAGGTGGTGTCCGCCGACGAGGACGACGCGGCCGCCGGCCGCATCCGCTTCGTTGCCTACAAGCGGCAGGACTTCACGCCCGCCCACCTCAGCGTGGGCAAAGCGTGA